In the Coleofasciculus sp. FACHB-1120 genome, one interval contains:
- a CDS encoding helix-hairpin-helix domain-containing protein gives MPSFWSLSFTVAIAGLIALTSCGNASTTNNTASPAASPSTVASPTSTTETAAHNHSSGKQININTAILSELDKLEAKLGIPALSNKIQASRPYGSPEELVTKKVISQEQYDQVKDMVTIQDVVLTGEAKDVDYMTKLGLMKGHLLVARELLDQQKPDQAEPHIGHPVEEIYVDVEDQLKERNVKEFKTTLISLQDLVKSKPKDASVKTSFTQSTEAVDAAIQALPETQRQSPKFVLQTINGLLDAANAEYGAAIANGKISAAIEYQDSRGFVNYADTLYKGIADKMVKENPEAHKAIADSMTQLKTAWPTAIPPAAPVKTPEEVNQLIKTIEKNAQTAIAKS, from the coding sequence ATGCCTTCTTTTTGGTCTTTATCTTTTACTGTCGCGATCGCTGGTTTAATCGCTCTCACTAGCTGTGGGAATGCTTCAACTACCAACAACACCGCGTCCCCAGCAGCGAGTCCCTCGACCGTAGCTTCCCCTACAAGTACCACAGAAACGGCTGCTCACAATCACAGTAGTGGGAAGCAAATCAACATTAACACGGCTATTCTCTCCGAATTAGACAAATTAGAAGCAAAATTAGGCATCCCAGCGCTGTCTAATAAAATTCAAGCAAGTCGTCCCTACGGTAGTCCTGAGGAATTAGTTACTAAAAAAGTAATTAGCCAGGAGCAATATGACCAAGTGAAAGACATGGTCACGATTCAGGATGTAGTGCTAACAGGGGAAGCCAAAGACGTTGATTATATGACCAAGTTGGGTTTGATGAAAGGTCATCTCTTGGTTGCCAGAGAACTGCTCGATCAACAAAAACCCGACCAAGCGGAACCTCACATTGGGCACCCGGTAGAAGAAATCTACGTGGATGTAGAAGACCAACTTAAAGAACGCAATGTCAAAGAATTTAAGACAACTTTGATTAGCCTGCAAGATTTAGTGAAGTCCAAACCCAAGGATGCCAGTGTGAAAACGAGTTTCACTCAATCCACAGAGGCTGTGGACGCGGCAATCCAGGCTTTACCTGAAACACAACGCCAGTCTCCAAAGTTTGTGCTACAGACGATCAACGGGTTGCTAGATGCGGCGAATGCAGAATATGGAGCCGCGATCGCTAACGGCAAAATCTCCGCCGCGATTGAATATCAAGACTCGCGGGGGTTTGTTAACTACGCCGACACTTTGTATAAAGGGATCGCCGATAAAATGGTTAAAGAAAATCCGGAAGCCCACAAAGCGATCGCAGACAGCATGACCCAATTGAAAACTGCTTGGCCCACCGCCATTCCCCCGGCGGCACCCGTCAAGACTCCGGAAGAGGTGAACCAGCTAATCAAGACCATTGAGAAGAACGCTCAAACTGCGATCGCAAAGAGTTAA
- a CDS encoding multicopper oxidase domain-containing protein, whose product MPKNPLLLLQQGKPLSRRKLLALGLAGVGVTGAALAGGNALRLALPGLNKKQTQPVRVPPVASDISVDPSGVNPMTVLRDFDYGTIKQENGRKIREFRIVAENSMLQLNSAVSFNTWTFNERVPGPTLRAKEGDRIRVLFLNQGGHSHSMHFHGFHRSEMDGVRPVRHGAATIYEFDAEPFGVHLYHCHTEPVTRHIGKGLYGMFIIDPPESRPPADEMVLMMAGYDVDEDRKNELYAFNGLPDYYMMHPIQIYQNQLIRLYVLNMIEFDVAATFHLHANMFQVYRTGRTLTPTEETDVITMGTAERHILEFSFRYPGKYMFHPHQDQMAEHGCMGQFEVIGSA is encoded by the coding sequence ATGCCGAAGAACCCACTACTATTACTACAACAAGGAAAACCTTTGAGCCGCCGCAAACTGCTGGCACTCGGATTAGCAGGAGTCGGTGTGACTGGTGCAGCGTTAGCCGGAGGTAATGCTTTACGCTTGGCTTTACCCGGTCTCAATAAAAAACAAACGCAGCCCGTAAGAGTGCCACCAGTTGCGAGCGATATATCCGTCGATCCGAGTGGCGTCAACCCAATGACGGTGCTACGGGATTTTGATTATGGCACCATTAAGCAGGAAAATGGACGGAAAATCCGGGAATTTCGGATTGTTGCAGAGAATTCCATGCTACAGCTCAATAGTGCGGTTTCTTTTAACACCTGGACTTTCAACGAGCGCGTACCGGGGCCAACATTACGGGCAAAAGAAGGCGATCGCATTCGCGTTCTTTTCCTCAATCAAGGTGGACATTCCCACTCAATGCACTTTCATGGCTTCCACCGCTCTGAGATGGATGGAGTGCGTCCGGTGCGCCACGGAGCCGCGACAATTTATGAGTTTGATGCAGAACCGTTTGGCGTGCATCTGTACCACTGCCACACAGAGCCGGTGACGCGACATATTGGCAAAGGGCTGTACGGAATGTTTATCATTGACCCTCCAGAAAGCCGTCCACCTGCGGATGAAATGGTGCTGATGATGGCTGGGTATGACGTTGATGAGGATCGGAAAAATGAGCTGTATGCCTTTAATGGTCTGCCGGACTATTACATGATGCACCCGATCCAAATTTACCAAAATCAGCTGATTCGCCTATACGTTCTGAACATGATTGAGTTCGATGTAGCGGCGACGTTTCACCTGCACGCCAATATGTTTCAGGTGTATCGAACTGGACGAACTCTGACTCCTACAGAAGAAACAGATGTGATCACAATGGGTACCGCCGAACGGCATATCCTAGAATTTTCTTTCCGGTATCCGGGGAAATATATGTTTCATCCCCATCAAGACCAGATGGCAGAACACGGTTGTATGGGTCAGTTTGAAGTGATCGGCTCTGCTTAG